In Candidatus Poribacteria bacterium, a single genomic region encodes these proteins:
- a CDS encoding PQQ-binding-like beta-propeller repeat protein, producing MRYQKPICCRLFICFLLVAVPMSVVAGDWPTWRGPNQNGTSPETGLISNWSVEGENLLWEAEFIGRSTPIVLNDRVYVIGRVGKDITEQERIACFDAETGELIWNYQFNVFHTTISFNRVGWTSLAGDPETGNIYAHGVQGLFFCFDKDGNIVWSRSLTEEYGRISGYGGRVHTPIIAGDLVVISYLNSGWGAHAATRHRYFAFDKGTGELIWISTPGGRPLDTTYSTPVVANINGQQLIIGGNADGGIYAMKQSTGEMVWGFKLSQRGINTSVVVSGTKVYTSHSEENIDSTEMGRVVCIDATGSGDVTKTHELWRYDAVNVGYASPTIHGGHLYVVDNSANVHAVNADTGELLWMHNIGKVGKGSPAWADGKLYVTEVNGGFVILQPGEDKCETLSTQEISRADEDHYVEIYGSPAIADGRIYFTTEERLYCIGRNE from the coding sequence TTGCGTTATCAGAAACCGATCTGTTGTCGGTTATTCATTTGTTTTCTTTTAGTTGCCGTTCCTATGTCCGTTGTGGCTGGTGATTGGCCAACGTGGCGAGGACCGAATCAAAACGGCACCTCTCCTGAAACTGGGTTAATCTCAAATTGGTCGGTCGAAGGTGAAAACCTACTTTGGGAAGCAGAATTTATCGGGCGTTCCACACCGATCGTTCTTAACGACAGAGTCTATGTCATCGGGCGTGTCGGCAAAGACATCACCGAACAGGAACGCATCGCCTGTTTCGACGCAGAAACCGGCGAACTGATTTGGAATTATCAATTTAACGTCTTTCACACCACGATCTCCTTCAACCGTGTCGGCTGGACAAGCCTCGCTGGCGACCCCGAAACCGGGAATATCTATGCACACGGTGTCCAAGGGCTCTTCTTCTGCTTTGACAAAGACGGAAATATCGTCTGGTCCCGCTCACTCACGGAGGAGTATGGACGGATATCCGGTTACGGTGGACGTGTACATACGCCTATTATCGCAGGCGACCTTGTCGTTATCAGTTATCTTAACTCAGGATGGGGCGCGCACGCCGCGACACGCCACCGCTACTTCGCTTTCGACAAAGGGACCGGTGAACTGATTTGGATTTCGACCCCCGGTGGTAGACCTTTAGACACGACTTACTCTACACCCGTCGTTGCCAATATCAATGGACAACAACTCATCATCGGTGGTAATGCCGATGGCGGTATCTACGCTATGAAACAGAGTACCGGAGAGATGGTCTGGGGATTTAAATTAAGTCAACGCGGGATCAATACATCCGTCGTCGTTTCAGGCACGAAGGTCTACACCTCGCATAGTGAAGAGAATATAGATAGTACCGAAATGGGACGTGTTGTCTGTATCGATGCAACTGGTTCTGGTGATGTCACCAAAACCCACGAACTCTGGCGGTACGATGCCGTTAACGTCGGATACGCATCCCCTACAATTCACGGCGGACACCTCTATGTCGTGGATAACTCCGCTAATGTTCATGCTGTTAATGCGGATACGGGTGAGTTACTCTGGATGCACAATATCGGTAAAGTTGGTAAAGGTTCACCGGCTTGGGCAGATGGAAAACTCTATGTCACGGAAGTCAACGGCGGATTTGTCATCCTTCAACCCGGCGAAGATAAGTGTGAGACATTAAGCACGCAAGAGATAAGCCGGGCAGACGAAGATCACTACGTCGAAATCTACGGTTCACCCGCTATTGCTGATGGACGTATCTATTTCACTACAGAAGAACGCCTTTACTGTATCGGGAGAAATGAATAA
- a CDS encoding PQQ-binding-like beta-propeller repeat protein, which produces MKPLWKLRSIYLIKLAVFLAFAVSTASAEKEIALWGGTLSRNMVSDEKNIPASWDLETGENIKWTAELGSQSYAGPLVIGGKVFVGTNNKALYNPKLTGDRGNLMAFRESDGKFLWQSTHTKLTSGRVNDWPLQGICSTPFIEGDRLYYISNRCEVVCVDTEGFLDGENDGPFTNETETSEIDGDIIWSYDMMDELDVFPHNLATCSPLVVGDLLFLETSNGVDEGHIHIPSPDAPSFIALNKNTGELVWEDASPGEGILHGQWSNPAYGVIKGVPQVIIPGGDGWVYAFAPETGDIIWKFDCNPKASVWELGGRGTRNNIISTPVVYDDKVFIAVGQDPEHGEGVGHLWCIDASQTGDITETAGIWHFGDEQFNRTMSTVAIADELLYIADLSGFLYCLDVNTGDLYWKYDTFAAIWGSPYVVDGKVYLGDEDGDVVVLKAGKTEQFLFEMNMGSAVYTTPMAKNGVLYIVTRNMLIAIEEKK; this is translated from the coding sequence TTGAAACCGCTTTGGAAATTACGATCTATCTACCTCATAAAACTTGCAGTATTTCTTGCTTTTGCTGTATCCACCGCCTCTGCTGAAAAAGAAATCGCTTTATGGGGTGGAACGTTAAGCCGGAACATGGTCTCTGACGAAAAGAATATCCCAGCAAGTTGGGATCTCGAAACCGGTGAAAATATCAAATGGACCGCAGAACTCGGTTCGCAGAGTTACGCAGGGCCCCTCGTCATTGGCGGAAAGGTCTTTGTTGGAACAAATAACAAAGCACTCTACAACCCGAAACTCACCGGCGACCGCGGGAATCTCATGGCATTTCGCGAATCCGATGGCAAATTCCTATGGCAGTCAACCCACACCAAACTCACCTCTGGTAGAGTCAACGACTGGCCCCTACAAGGAATTTGTTCCACACCGTTTATTGAGGGCGACCGACTCTACTATATCTCTAACCGTTGTGAAGTCGTCTGTGTTGACACTGAAGGTTTCCTTGATGGTGAAAACGACGGTCCCTTTACCAACGAAACCGAAACAAGCGAGATTGATGGCGATATCATCTGGAGTTATGATATGATGGATGAATTGGATGTTTTTCCGCATAATCTCGCCACCTGTTCACCACTCGTTGTCGGTGATCTCCTTTTTCTTGAAACAAGTAACGGTGTTGATGAAGGGCATATCCACATCCCTTCTCCTGATGCCCCATCCTTCATTGCGTTGAATAAAAACACTGGGGAACTCGTCTGGGAAGATGCTTCTCCCGGTGAAGGTATACTACACGGGCAGTGGTCAAACCCCGCTTATGGCGTTATCAAAGGTGTGCCACAGGTTATCATCCCCGGCGGAGACGGCTGGGTCTATGCGTTTGCACCAGAAACCGGCGACATTATCTGGAAGTTTGACTGTAACCCGAAAGCTTCTGTCTGGGAACTCGGTGGACGCGGCACACGCAATAACATCATCTCAACGCCTGTCGTTTATGACGATAAGGTCTTTATCGCTGTTGGACAAGACCCCGAGCACGGTGAAGGTGTAGGACACCTCTGGTGCATCGATGCCTCCCAAACCGGTGATATTACCGAGACCGCTGGAATATGGCACTTCGGGGATGAGCAGTTCAATCGCACGATGTCCACTGTCGCCATTGCCGATGAACTTCTCTACATCGCAGACCTCAGCGGATTTCTCTACTGCTTAGATGTCAACACCGGTGATCTCTACTGGAAGTACGATACCTTTGCCGCTATTTGGGGCTCACCCTATGTTGTAGACGGCAAGGTCTACCTCGGCGACGAAGATGGCGATGTTGTCGTCCTAAAGGCAGGTAAAACGGAACAGTTCCTGTTTGAAATGAATATGGGCAGTGCAGTTT